The Priestia aryabhattai genome includes a window with the following:
- the purB gene encoding adenylosuccinate lyase, giving the protein MIERYTRPEMAAIWTEENKFKAWLEVEILACEAWSELGHIPKEDVKLIRQNASFDINRINEIELETRHDVVAFTRAVSETLGEERKWVHYGLTSTDVVDTALSYLLKQANEILLSDVERFVEVLKEKAQEHKYTVMMGRTHGVHAEPTTFGLKMGLWYEEMKRNLERLKRAAAEVEFGKMSGAVGTFANIDPFVEKYVCEKLGISPAPISTQTLQRDRHAHYMSVLALIATSIEKFAVEVRGLQKSETREVEEYFAKGQKGSSAMPHKRNPIGSENVTGLARLIRGYMVTAYDNVPLWHERDISHSSAERVILPDATIALNYMLNRFANIVKNLTVFPENMKRNMDRTLGLIYSQRVLLTLINKGMVREEAYDLVQPKAMEAWETQVPFRSLIEGEERITRHLSPEEIEDCFDHKHHLKNVDMIFERLGL; this is encoded by the coding sequence ATGATTGAGCGTTATACAAGACCAGAAATGGCAGCTATTTGGACAGAAGAAAATAAATTTAAAGCTTGGTTAGAAGTTGAAATTCTAGCTTGTGAAGCATGGTCAGAATTAGGACATATTCCGAAAGAAGATGTAAAGTTAATTCGTCAAAATGCATCTTTTGATATTAACCGCATCAATGAAATTGAACTAGAAACGCGTCATGACGTAGTAGCTTTCACTCGTGCAGTATCTGAAACGCTTGGCGAAGAACGCAAGTGGGTACACTACGGTTTGACTTCAACTGACGTAGTTGATACAGCTCTATCTTATTTATTAAAACAAGCTAATGAAATCTTACTAAGTGACGTAGAGCGCTTTGTAGAAGTACTAAAAGAAAAAGCTCAGGAACATAAGTATACGGTTATGATGGGACGAACGCACGGTGTACACGCTGAGCCAACGACATTTGGTTTGAAAATGGGATTATGGTACGAAGAAATGAAGCGTAACCTAGAGCGTTTAAAACGTGCTGCAGCTGAAGTGGAATTCGGTAAAATGTCAGGAGCAGTTGGAACGTTCGCTAACATCGATCCTTTCGTTGAAAAATACGTATGTGAGAAGTTAGGGATTTCACCAGCACCAATCTCTACGCAAACATTACAGCGTGACCGTCATGCACACTATATGTCAGTACTAGCGTTAATTGCGACATCTATTGAGAAATTTGCAGTAGAAGTTCGCGGTCTTCAAAAAAGTGAAACACGTGAGGTTGAAGAATATTTTGCAAAAGGTCAAAAAGGATCATCTGCAATGCCTCATAAACGTAATCCAATCGGTTCTGAGAACGTAACAGGACTTGCTCGCTTAATTCGCGGCTATATGGTTACAGCTTATGATAATGTACCACTTTGGCATGAACGTGACATCTCTCATTCATCAGCAGAGCGTGTCATCTTACCTGATGCAACAATTGCTTTGAATTACATGTTAAATCGTTTTGCAAACATTGTTAAAAACTTAACAGTATTCCCTGAGAACATGAAGCGCAACATGGATCGTACACTAGGATTAATTTACTCACAGCGTGTACTGTTAACACTAATTAATAAAGGCATGGTACGTGAAGAAGCATACGACTTAGTACAGCCAAAAGCAATGGAAGCATGGGAAACGCAAGTTCCTTTCCGTTCTTTAATTGAAGGCGAAGAGCGTATTACTCGCCACTTATCACCAGAAGAGATTGAAGATTGCTTCGATCATAAGCACCATTTAAAAAATGTAGACATGATTTTTGAACGTTTAGGTCTTTAA
- the purC gene encoding phosphoribosylaminoimidazolesuccinocarboxamide synthase: MEKQELLYEGKAKKIYATDEQDVLWVAYKNEATAFNGQKKAEISGKAQLNNQISSLLFSMLHEQGITTHFVKQISDYEQAVKKVEIVPLEVVVRNATAGSLAKRIGVEEGIRFEQPIVELYYKDDALGDPLILAEHAIFLKAATQEEIDSLKAQALQINEVLSKFFKDKDIFLVDFKLEFGRTSQGDIILADEISPDTCRFWDVHTNEKLDKDVFRRDLGGLTEAYEKILQRIGG, encoded by the coding sequence ATGGAAAAGCAAGAGTTACTTTATGAAGGAAAAGCGAAAAAAATTTACGCTACTGATGAGCAAGATGTATTGTGGGTTGCTTATAAAAATGAAGCTACAGCATTCAACGGTCAGAAAAAAGCAGAGATTAGCGGAAAAGCACAGTTGAACAATCAAATCAGTAGTTTACTATTTTCAATGTTACATGAGCAAGGGATTACAACTCACTTTGTGAAGCAGATTTCAGATTATGAACAAGCGGTTAAGAAAGTAGAAATTGTCCCGCTTGAAGTCGTTGTACGAAATGCTACAGCAGGAAGCCTTGCGAAGCGAATTGGCGTAGAAGAAGGTATTCGTTTTGAACAGCCAATCGTTGAACTTTACTACAAAGATGATGCGCTTGGTGATCCATTAATTCTTGCAGAACATGCGATTTTCCTTAAGGCTGCAACTCAAGAAGAGATTGATAGTTTAAAGGCACAAGCACTTCAAATCAATGAAGTATTATCGAAATTTTTCAAAGATAAAGATATTTTCTTAGTGGATTTTAAATTAGAATTCGGCCGTACTTCTCAAGGCGACATTATTTTAGCGGATGAAATTTCACCTGACACTTGCCGCTTCTGGGATGTTCATACGAACGAAAAATTAGATAAAGATGTATTCCGCAGAGACTTAGGCGGTTTAACAGAAGCATACGAAAAAATCTTACAGCGAATCGGAGGATAA
- the purS gene encoding phosphoribosylformylglycinamidine synthase subunit PurS, with amino-acid sequence MYKVKVFVTLRESVLDPQGVAVKNSLHRMSYEEVQEVRIGKFLELTIDSTDSLDERVKEMCEKLLVNTVIEDYRYEVEEVVVQ; translated from the coding sequence ATGTATAAAGTAAAAGTATTTGTCACATTAAGAGAAAGTGTATTAGACCCTCAAGGAGTAGCCGTTAAAAATTCATTGCACCGTATGTCTTATGAAGAAGTACAAGAAGTACGCATCGGTAAATTTTTAGAGCTAACAATCGACAGCACAGATTCATTAGATGAGCGCGTAAAAGAAATGTGTGAAAAGCTTTTAGTTAATACAGTAATTGAAGATTACCGTTACGAGGTTGAGGAGGTTGTCGTACAGTGA
- the purQ gene encoding phosphoribosylformylglycinamidine synthase subunit PurQ codes for MKFAVIVFPGSNCDVDMYHAIKDELGEEVDYVWHDTESLDQYDGILLPGGFSYGDYLRSGAIARFSNVMDAVKKAASQGKPVLGVCNGFQILLEAGLLPGAMRRNENLKFICKTVNLKVANNETMFTNAYGKDEVIAIPVAHGEGNYYCDEHTLQKLIENNQILFQYAGDNPNGSLQDIAGITNETGNVLGMMPHPERAVSDLLGSADGLKLFQSIVKQWREQNVVTS; via the coding sequence GTGAAATTTGCTGTAATTGTTTTTCCAGGATCAAACTGTGACGTAGATATGTATCATGCTATCAAAGATGAGCTTGGTGAAGAAGTAGATTACGTTTGGCACGATACAGAATCATTAGATCAATATGATGGTATCCTACTTCCAGGTGGTTTCTCATATGGAGATTACCTTCGTTCAGGTGCTATCGCTCGCTTCTCAAATGTAATGGACGCTGTAAAAAAAGCAGCAAGCCAAGGGAAACCAGTACTAGGTGTATGTAATGGATTCCAAATTTTATTAGAAGCAGGACTACTGCCAGGTGCTATGCGCCGTAATGAAAACTTAAAATTCATCTGTAAAACAGTGAATTTGAAAGTAGCTAATAACGAAACAATGTTTACAAATGCTTATGGCAAAGATGAAGTAATTGCTATTCCAGTGGCACACGGTGAAGGCAACTACTATTGTGATGAACACACGTTACAAAAATTGATTGAAAACAACCAGATTCTTTTCCAATACGCAGGTGATAATCCAAACGGAAGTCTTCAAGATATTGCAGGGATTACGAACGAAACAGGCAACGTATTAGGAATGATGCCTCACCCAGAAAGAGCGGTAAGCGATCTTTTAGGAAGCGCGGACGGACTTAAATTATTTCAATCAATCGTAAAGCAGTGGAGGGAACAAAATGTCGTTACTTCTTGA
- the purL gene encoding phosphoribosylformylglycinamidine synthase subunit PurL, protein MSLLLEPNVEQIKEQKLYRDMGLTDEEFANVEQLLGRTPNYTETGLFSVMWSEHCSYKNSKPVLKKFPITGEKVLQGPGEGAGIVDIGDNQAVVFKIESHNHPSAIEPYQGAATGVGGIIRDVFSMGARPIALLNSLRFGELTSPKVRHLFEEVVAGIAGYGNCVGIPTVGGEIQFEASYEGNPLVNAMCVGLINHEDIQKGQAKGVGNTVMYVGAKTGRDGIHGATFASEELSDQSDEKRPAVQVGDPFMEKLLLEACLELIKCDALVGIQDMGAAGLTSSSAEMASKAGSGIEMNLDLVPQRETGMTPYEMMLSESQERMLIVVEKGRENEIVEIVEKYGLEAVSVGHVTDDKRLRLTHNGEVVADVPVDALAEDAPVYHKPSQEPAYYREFQEQSAYAPTVENHSDMLVTLLKQPTIANKEWVYNQYDYQVRTNTVVSPGSDAAVVRVRDTNKALAMTTDCNSRYLYLDPEVGGRIAVAEAARNLVCSGAQPLAITDCLNFGNPEKPEIFWQIEKATDGMSDACRELSTPVIGGNVSLYNETKGEAIYPTPVIGMVGLIDDINHITTQYAKQKDDLIYVIGKAEAEFAGTELQKVLENGTVFGRSPKLDLAVEKTRQDQLLQAIREGAVQSAHDIAEGGFAVALAEKVMNGSGLGVNVTVNGEATAELFSETQSRFIVTVSPENKEKFEMLVQDATLVGRVTEDATLTVKNQENVLVQLPVEELTTAWKGALPCLLKSKA, encoded by the coding sequence ATGTCGTTACTTCTTGAACCAAATGTAGAGCAAATTAAAGAACAAAAGTTATATCGAGACATGGGATTAACAGACGAAGAGTTTGCGAATGTAGAGCAATTGCTTGGTCGTACTCCTAACTATACAGAAACAGGCTTATTCTCTGTTATGTGGTCAGAGCACTGTAGTTATAAAAACTCTAAGCCTGTACTGAAAAAATTCCCTATCACGGGTGAAAAAGTATTACAAGGTCCTGGTGAAGGAGCGGGTATCGTTGATATCGGCGACAACCAAGCCGTTGTATTTAAAATCGAAAGTCATAACCATCCATCAGCTATTGAACCTTATCAAGGAGCAGCAACTGGTGTAGGTGGTATCATTCGTGACGTCTTTTCAATGGGAGCAAGACCGATTGCACTTTTAAACTCTTTGCGTTTTGGTGAATTAACATCTCCAAAGGTTCGTCATTTGTTTGAGGAAGTAGTAGCGGGAATCGCAGGTTATGGTAACTGTGTAGGAATCCCAACAGTAGGCGGAGAAATTCAGTTTGAAGCTTCATATGAAGGGAATCCGCTTGTTAACGCTATGTGTGTTGGTTTGATTAACCATGAAGACATTCAAAAAGGTCAAGCTAAAGGTGTTGGCAACACGGTTATGTACGTAGGAGCAAAAACGGGACGCGACGGTATCCACGGCGCAACATTTGCTTCTGAAGAACTGTCTGATCAGTCAGATGAAAAACGTCCTGCTGTACAAGTAGGAGATCCATTTATGGAGAAACTTCTTCTTGAAGCTTGCTTAGAGCTTATCAAGTGTGACGCTTTAGTTGGTATTCAAGATATGGGTGCTGCGGGCTTAACAAGTTCTTCAGCAGAGATGGCAAGTAAAGCAGGTTCTGGTATTGAAATGAACCTTGATCTTGTACCTCAGCGTGAAACAGGTATGACACCATATGAAATGATGCTTTCAGAATCTCAAGAGCGCATGCTCATCGTTGTTGAAAAAGGCCGTGAAAATGAAATCGTAGAAATCGTTGAAAAATACGGATTAGAAGCTGTTTCAGTTGGTCACGTAACCGACGATAAGCGCCTTCGTTTAACTCATAACGGAGAAGTAGTAGCAGATGTTCCTGTAGATGCATTAGCAGAAGATGCACCGGTATACCACAAACCATCTCAAGAACCAGCATACTATCGTGAGTTCCAAGAGCAGTCAGCATACGCTCCTACTGTTGAAAATCACAGTGATATGTTAGTAACACTTTTAAAACAGCCTACTATTGCAAACAAAGAGTGGGTTTACAATCAATATGACTATCAAGTGCGTACAAACACAGTTGTATCTCCTGGATCTGATGCTGCGGTTGTTCGTGTACGTGATACAAATAAAGCATTAGCGATGACAACAGACTGTAACTCTCGCTATTTATACCTAGACCCGGAAGTAGGCGGCCGTATTGCGGTGGCAGAAGCTGCTCGTAACCTTGTATGTTCAGGTGCACAGCCTCTTGCGATTACAGATTGCTTAAACTTCGGTAACCCTGAAAAACCAGAAATCTTCTGGCAAATTGAAAAAGCAACAGACGGTATGAGCGACGCTTGCCGTGAGCTATCGACTCCGGTTATCGGCGGTAACGTATCTCTTTACAATGAAACAAAAGGTGAAGCAATTTACCCAACTCCTGTTATTGGAATGGTTGGTTTGATCGACGATATTAACCATATTACAACTCAATATGCGAAGCAAAAAGATGACTTAATCTATGTTATTGGTAAAGCTGAAGCAGAATTCGCAGGTACTGAACTTCAAAAAGTACTAGAAAACGGTACGGTATTCGGCCGTTCACCTAAATTAGATTTAGCAGTTGAAAAAACACGTCAAGATCAGCTTCTTCAAGCAATTCGTGAAGGTGCAGTTCAATCTGCTCACGATATTGCAGAAGGAGGATTCGCGGTAGCCCTAGCTGAAAAAGTGATGAACGGCAGCGGATTAGGTGTGAACGTAACGGTAAACGGCGAAGCAACAGCAGAGCTATTCAGTGAAACACAATCACGCTTTATCGTAACGGTTTCACCAGAGAATAAAGAAAAATTCGAAATGCTTGTACAAGATGCAACATTAGTAGGACGCGTAACAGAAGACGCAACATTAACTGTTAAAAATCAAGAAAATGTTCTTGTTCAATTACCAGTTGAAGAATTAACTACTGCTTGGAAAGGAGCGCTTCCATGCTTGCTGAAATCAAAGGCTTAA
- the purF gene encoding amidophosphoribosyltransferase, which yields MLAEIKGLNEECGVFGVWGHENASQIAYYGLHSLQHRGQEGAGIAVTDGEKVTVMKGVGLVNEVFGHGELEQLNGKAAIGHVRYATAGGGGFENVQPLHFRSHSGSIALAHNGNLVNANALKHQLENQGSIFQSTSDTEVLAHLIKRSGYEDMKDKVKNALSMVKGAYAFVILTEEAMMVALDPHGLRPLSIGRLGDAYVVASETCAFDIVGAVHERDVEPGELLIINDEGIQSERFTLNVNRAICSMEYIYFSRPDSNIDGINVHSARKNLGKQLAVESPIEADVVTGVPDSSISAAIGFAEQSGIPYELGLIKNRYVGRTFIQPSQELREQGVKMKLSPVRKIVEGKRVVMVDDSIVRGTTSRRIVRMLREAGATEVHVRISSPPIKNPCFYGIDTSSSSELIAATRSVEEIRELIEADSLVFLSNEGLVDAIGREYEGNGGQCMACFTGKYPTEIYPDTVHPHEKVTC from the coding sequence ATGCTTGCTGAAATCAAAGGCTTAAACGAAGAATGTGGCGTATTCGGTGTATGGGGACATGAAAATGCAAGCCAGATTGCTTATTACGGTTTGCATAGCTTGCAACACCGCGGACAAGAAGGCGCTGGTATTGCTGTAACAGACGGTGAAAAAGTGACAGTAATGAAAGGTGTCGGTCTTGTTAACGAAGTATTTGGCCACGGAGAGTTAGAGCAATTAAACGGTAAAGCAGCAATTGGACACGTTCGTTATGCAACAGCTGGAGGAGGAGGGTTTGAAAATGTTCAACCCCTTCACTTCCGCTCTCATAGCGGAAGCATTGCGTTAGCTCATAATGGAAACTTGGTTAATGCAAATGCATTAAAGCATCAGCTAGAAAACCAAGGGAGTATTTTCCAATCGACATCTGATACAGAAGTACTTGCTCATTTAATTAAACGAAGCGGCTATGAGGATATGAAAGATAAAGTGAAAAATGCTTTATCAATGGTTAAAGGCGCATACGCATTCGTTATTTTAACAGAAGAGGCTATGATGGTTGCACTTGACCCTCACGGATTGCGTCCGTTATCGATTGGACGATTAGGTGATGCCTATGTAGTAGCTTCTGAAACATGTGCGTTTGATATTGTTGGAGCAGTTCATGAGCGTGATGTAGAGCCTGGCGAATTACTCATTATTAATGATGAAGGTATCCAATCAGAGCGATTCACATTAAACGTAAACCGTGCAATTTGCAGTATGGAATATATTTATTTCTCAAGACCAGATAGTAATATTGATGGGATTAATGTTCACTCTGCTCGTAAAAATTTGGGGAAACAACTTGCAGTTGAGTCACCGATTGAAGCAGACGTTGTAACAGGAGTTCCGGATTCAAGTATTTCAGCAGCGATCGGTTTTGCAGAACAGTCAGGTATCCCATACGAATTAGGTTTAATTAAGAATCGATACGTAGGCCGTACATTCATTCAGCCTTCACAAGAATTGCGTGAACAAGGTGTAAAAATGAAGCTGTCTCCAGTACGTAAAATTGTAGAGGGTAAACGTGTTGTCATGGTAGATGATTCTATCGTTCGCGGCACAACAAGCCGTCGCATTGTTCGTATGCTTCGGGAAGCAGGAGCAACTGAGGTACATGTACGCATCAGTTCACCACCTATTAAAAATCCATGTTTTTATGGAATTGACACGTCGTCATCCTCTGAGCTAATTGCTGCTACGCGCTCTGTTGAAGAAATTCGTGAATTGATTGAAGCTGATTCACTTGTTTTCTTAAGTAACGAAGGATTAGTAGATGCAATCGGCAGAGAGTATGAAGGCAACGGCGGACAGTGTATGGCATGTTTCACTGGAAAGTATCCAACTGAAATTTATCCAGATACTGTACACCCTCATGAAAAGGTAACTTGTTAG
- the purM gene encoding phosphoribosylformylglycinamidine cyclo-ligase, translating to MSYSYKQAGVDLEAGYEAVSRIKKHVERTARAGIMGTVGGFGGMFDLSTLNLKEPVLVSGTDGVGTKLKLAFQMDKHDTIGVDAVAMCVNDVLAQGAEPLYFLDYIACGKAVPEKIESIVKGIADGCEQSNCALIGGETAEMPGLYEEDEYDLAGFTVGAVEKSEIITGDKIKAGQLLIGISSSGIHSNGYSLVRKIVDDQGLNLHETYAGFNEKLGVELLTPTKIYVKPVLKALHAAKIAGMAHITGGGFVENIPRMLPEGLGVEIDYGSWPIPYVFDFLEEQGKLDRKEMFEVFNMGIGFVLAVEPEDMNKVIEAIENEGEKAFVIGRVKEGTGVEFAGGTFA from the coding sequence ATGTCATATTCATATAAACAAGCTGGAGTTGACTTAGAAGCAGGATATGAAGCTGTTTCACGTATTAAAAAGCACGTAGAACGCACTGCTCGTGCAGGTATTATGGGAACAGTCGGCGGCTTTGGCGGAATGTTCGATTTATCTACATTGAATTTAAAAGAACCTGTTCTTGTTTCTGGTACAGATGGAGTAGGAACAAAATTGAAACTTGCTTTTCAAATGGATAAGCATGACACAATCGGTGTGGATGCAGTTGCCATGTGTGTAAACGACGTGTTAGCACAAGGAGCAGAGCCTCTTTACTTCTTAGATTATATTGCTTGCGGGAAAGCAGTTCCTGAAAAAATTGAATCAATTGTAAAAGGGATTGCAGACGGCTGTGAACAATCCAACTGTGCGTTAATTGGCGGAGAAACAGCTGAAATGCCAGGTTTATACGAAGAAGATGAATATGATCTTGCAGGGTTTACAGTAGGAGCAGTAGAAAAGTCAGAAATTATTACTGGAGATAAGATTAAGGCTGGTCAGCTGTTGATTGGTATCTCATCTAGCGGTATTCACAGTAATGGCTACTCTCTTGTACGTAAAATTGTTGATGATCAAGGGTTAAATCTGCACGAAACTTACGCTGGTTTTAATGAAAAGCTTGGAGTTGAGTTATTAACGCCAACAAAAATATACGTGAAGCCGGTTCTAAAAGCACTACATGCAGCTAAAATTGCAGGTATGGCTCATATTACTGGCGGTGGATTTGTTGAAAATATCCCTCGTATGCTTCCTGAAGGTTTAGGTGTAGAAATCGATTACGGTTCTTGGCCAATTCCATACGTGTTCGATTTCCTTGAAGAGCAAGGCAAGCTAGACCGTAAAGAAATGTTTGAAGTATTCAACATGGGAATCGGATTTGTTTTAGCTGTTGAACCCGAAGATATGAATAAAGTCATTGAAGCAATTGAAAACGAAGGCGAAAAAGCATTTGTTATCGGACGTGTAAAAGAAGGAACAGGTGTTGAATTTGCTGGAGGGACGTTTGCATGA
- the purN gene encoding phosphoribosylglycinamide formyltransferase, translated as MINIAVFASGNGSNFQSIYEATQSGRLKANIAFVVCNKPDAYVIERAKACGIPCFVCSPKNYENKEAYEAAILAELTSAKVEFLVLAGYMRLVGSTLLKPYKNRIVNIHPSLLPAFPGIDAIGQAFDAGVKVIGITVHFVDEGMDTGPIIDQQAIRIEKGDTRETVEARIHEIEHQFYPAVLNELFEQAAVK; from the coding sequence ATGATAAATATTGCAGTGTTTGCTTCTGGAAACGGCAGTAACTTTCAATCCATCTACGAAGCAACTCAGTCAGGTCGATTAAAAGCAAATATTGCGTTTGTTGTTTGTAATAAACCGGATGCATACGTAATTGAACGAGCAAAAGCATGTGGAATACCATGCTTTGTTTGTTCTCCTAAAAACTATGAAAATAAAGAAGCGTATGAAGCAGCAATTCTTGCAGAGCTTACATCAGCTAAAGTAGAATTTCTTGTTTTAGCAGGATATATGCGATTAGTTGGTTCGACGTTGCTTAAGCCATACAAAAATCGTATTGTTAATATTCATCCGTCGCTTTTACCTGCATTTCCTGGTATTGATGCTATTGGTCAAGCTTTTGATGCAGGAGTAAAAGTGATTGGAATTACCGTGCATTTTGTAGATGAAGGAATGGATACAGGACCAATTATTGATCAGCAGGCTATTCGCATTGAAAAAGGCGATACAAGAGAAACAGTTGAGGCCCGTATTCATGAAATTGAGCATCAATTTTACCCCGCGGTACTGAATGAATTATTTGAACAAGCCGCAGTTAAATAA
- the purH gene encoding bifunctional phosphoribosylaminoimidazolecarboxamide formyltransferase/IMP cyclohydrolase, whose protein sequence is MTAKRALISVSDKEGIVSFAQELKDLGVEIISTGGTKRTLEENGIDVIGISEVTGFPEILDGRLKTLHPNVHGALLALRDNEEHQAQMKEHNISPIDFVVVNLYPFKKTIEKEDVTLAEAIENIDIGGPTMLRSAAKNYRSVSVVVDPSDYATVVEELKADGNVSFETNQRLAAKVFRHTAAYDALIAEYLTKITGETTPEKLTVTYERVQGLRYGENPHQQASFYKKPLTQKGSIATATQLHGKELSYNNINDANAALQIVKEFKEPAIVAIKHMNPCGVGVGETIAQAYQKAYEADPTSIFGGIVAANRPIDRETAIQLKEIFLEIIIAPAFDQEALDVLTAKKNLRLLTIELDEKAEKEAFLTSVKGGVLVQDEDVFGFDDATITVPTKREPTEKEWADLKLAWKVVKNVKSNAIVLAKDDMTIGVGAGQMNRVGAAKIAIEQAGEKAQGSALGSDAFFPMGDTVEAAAKAGITAIIQPGGSIRDEESIAKADEYGIAMVFTGVRHFKH, encoded by the coding sequence ATGACAGCAAAACGCGCACTTATTAGCGTATCTGATAAAGAAGGTATTGTTTCATTTGCACAAGAATTAAAGGACTTAGGAGTAGAAATTATTTCAACTGGCGGTACAAAACGTACGCTAGAAGAAAACGGCATTGACGTTATCGGAATTTCTGAAGTAACTGGTTTCCCAGAAATTTTAGACGGTCGTTTAAAAACATTGCATCCTAATGTTCACGGTGCTTTATTAGCGTTACGCGATAATGAAGAGCATCAAGCACAAATGAAAGAGCATAATATCTCGCCAATCGACTTTGTAGTTGTAAACTTATACCCATTTAAAAAGACAATTGAAAAAGAGGATGTAACGCTTGCTGAAGCGATTGAGAATATTGACATCGGTGGACCTACAATGCTTCGTTCAGCTGCGAAAAACTATCGTTCTGTCTCAGTTGTAGTAGATCCAAGCGATTACGCAACCGTAGTAGAAGAGTTAAAAGCTGATGGCAATGTGTCATTTGAAACCAATCAACGATTAGCAGCAAAAGTATTCCGTCATACGGCAGCTTATGATGCATTAATCGCTGAATACTTAACAAAGATTACAGGTGAAACAACTCCTGAGAAATTAACAGTAACGTATGAGCGTGTTCAAGGCTTACGATACGGAGAAAACCCTCATCAACAAGCTTCTTTCTATAAAAAGCCATTAACACAAAAAGGTTCTATTGCAACAGCTACGCAGCTGCATGGAAAAGAGTTATCATACAATAATATCAACGATGCAAATGCAGCTCTTCAAATCGTAAAAGAATTCAAAGAGCCGGCTATAGTAGCGATTAAACATATGAATCCTTGCGGTGTAGGTGTAGGTGAGACAATTGCTCAAGCTTATCAAAAAGCATACGAAGCGGATCCTACATCTATCTTTGGCGGCATCGTAGCAGCTAACCGCCCTATTGATCGTGAAACGGCTATTCAGTTAAAAGAAATTTTCTTGGAAATCATCATTGCTCCTGCGTTTGATCAAGAAGCATTAGATGTATTAACAGCTAAGAAAAACCTTCGTTTACTAACGATAGAACTTGATGAAAAAGCAGAAAAAGAAGCTTTCTTAACATCTGTAAAAGGCGGCGTTCTTGTTCAGGATGAAGACGTATTCGGATTTGATGATGCAACGATTACTGTTCCAACGAAACGTGAGCCAACAGAAAAAGAGTGGGCAGATTTAAAATTAGCATGGAAAGTTGTTAAAAATGTTAAGTCTAATGCTATTGTACTTGCAAAAGATGACATGACAATTGGCGTAGGTGCTGGTCAAATGAATCGCGTGGGCGCTGCAAAAATTGCGATTGAACAAGCTGGTGAAAAAGCACAAGGTTCAGCTTTAGGTTCAGATGCTTTCTTCCCAATGGGCGATACAGTAGAAGCAGCAGCTAAAGCAGGAATTACAGCTATTATTCAGCCAGGCGGATCAATTCGTGATGAAGAGTCAATTGCAAAAGCGGATGAATACGGCATTGCAATGGTATTTACAGGCGTAAGACATTTTAAACATTAA